TCATGATCGCGAGCATGATCAAAAGCGGGATCTGGAAGACGATCCCCATGTATCCGATCAGGATGATGATGAGGTTGAACGTCTCCGCCAGGCCGAACGCGATCACTGCGGTCCCTTCGGTGTAGGCGGTGAAGTACGCGAAGATCGCCGGGAGGACGATGAAGTGTGCAAACAGCCCTCCGATCGTCGCGAGCACCATGCTCGTGGGGATCGCCGCCAGATAGTATCGCCGCTCCCTGGGATACAGGCCGGGGCGCATGAACAGGTACGTCTCGTAGACGAACACCGGCAGGCCGAACAGGAGGCCGGCGAGGCCGGCGACCTTGAGTTTTGTGAGAATGAATTCCAGGGGCCCGTACACTCGCGGTCGGTTCACCTGTGGATCCGGGATGTGGCTCGACCAGAAGTAGTTGATGGCGATGTCAGCGGTTGGATACGCGATGAGCGTGGCGATTCCGGCCACCAGGAAGACGACGCCGAGCCGCCGCATCATCTCCTCGATGTGGTCCGCGAGCGGCATCTCCTCGTCCGACTCGGGCCCTTCGAACAGGGGGTCGTCGTCATCTCGCTCGGTGGCTACCGCACCGGCGCCGTTCGAGACCGCCGCGTCGTCCCCGTCGTCGCCGTCCTCGTCGTCCCCGTCGTCGCCGTCCTCGTCGTCCCCGTCGTCGCCGTCCTCGTCGTCCCCGTCGTCGCTGTCCTCGTCGTCCCGCTTCGGACGCATACGGCGCGGTTTCTTTCGAGGACTCGTGCCCTCGTTGATCGCGTCGTCTCCGTCCTCTTCGCCGTCCTTGTCTCCGTCCTCGTCGCCGTCCTCTTCGCCGTCCTTGTCTCCGTCCTTGTCTCCGTCCTCGTCGTTCGAGCCGAGCGCCTCCGGATCGGGGAACAGCCCGCCGTCGTCGAGGTCGTACGACGTCGGTTCGGACGACTCTTCCTCCGACGGCTCTTCCTCCGACGGCTCTTCCTCCGACGGCTCTTTTTCGCCCGAGGTCGGGGACTCCCCGCCACGTTCGGCGTCGTCGTCGCGGCGTTCCGCGTTCGGGTCGTCGGACCGGTCGCTCTCCGGTTCGGGTTCGGCGTCGGTTTCCGACGGCTCGTCGCGGTCCGGGTCGCCCATTCACCTGACGTTCAGTCCCGGCCATTATAGGCCTTTTCTGATAGCTCCGCGGATACCCCGGACCGAAACGCACCGGAAACTGGTTGAAAAGGTTGATAGGCTTTAGCGGCCGAGTAGTGGGTATGTCCAGCGCCCTCGACGAGGACACTCAGCAGACGCTTGCCGAGGGGAGCGACGCCGTCCGGGCGATGCTCCGTTCGGCCCAGAAGGACCTGCAGAAGGCCTTCATGGTGTTCCTCTTCGTATTTCTCGGGACCTTCTACGCGCTCCGGCTGTGGGTCTGGGACTACCTCAAGGGCGTCACGCGCGCTCAAATGCCTCCCGACGTCGAGGCCCAACTGGAGATCATCGTTCTGACGCCGTTCGACGTGATCCTCCTGCAGGCCAAGATCGGCCTCATCGTCGGTGTCATCGCTGCCATCCCGCCGCTCATATACTTCTCCAGGGAGGCGCTTCGCGAACGCGACATGTGGCCGGAGGCGCCGATCCCCCGGTGGAAGATTGCCACGATCGGCCTCCTCGCGGCGCTGCTTTTCTCGGGCGGGGTCTTCTACAGCCAGGGCTTCTTCTTCCCGTTCATGTTCGCGTTCCTCGCAGGCTTCGGTCTCGAGGCGGGCTTCGCGCCGAGCTACTCGATCGTGATGTGGACGGAGTTCATCGTCTTTCTGTCGCTGTCGTTCGGGCTCGCCGCCCAGATGCCACTCGTCGTCACCGGGCTGTCGTACGCCGGCATCGTCCAGTACGAGACGTTCCGAGACAAATGGAAGTACGCAGTCGTCCTCATCTTCGCCTTCGGCGCGATGTTCTCCCCGCCGGACCCGTTCACGCAGATCATGTGGGCGGTGCCGTTGATCGCGCTGTACGGCGTCTCCTTGTACCTCGCGAAGATCGCGGTTACCGCCCGCCGGAGAAGCGAGAAGATCGACGTGCCGGCGACGGTGCGAGCGAAGTGGAACGTGCTCGCCGGGCTGTTCGTGGTCGGGGTCGCCGCGGTGTACGGCTTCTACGATTACGGCGGCCGGCAGGCGGCAAACGAACTGCTCGCATGGATGGGCAGCGACTATCGAGTATACCCGCTCGGGGAGGGCCTCGGGGTCGCTGAACCGACGGCGATCGCGCTGTACGGGCTGCTCGCCGGGACCGTGTTTGCGGTGCTGGGAATCATGTATCTGGTGTACGCCGGCCTCGATCCGGTCGAGGATTCCGGCCTGTATGGCGATCCGACGGCGATCGACCTCGGGGAACTCGACGCGGCGGGCGTCCGGGCTGCGCCGGCCGAGGCGTTCGAGGAGCTGAGTGAAGACGAGGTGATGCAACTGGCCAGTACTGCCCTCGACGCCGAAGATCCCGAAAAGGCACAGGCGCTGCTCGACCGGTTCGACGAGGTGGAAGCACAGCGCGCCGAAAGCGGCGACGGGGACGATACGGAGGGAACTTCCGGGGCTGCAGGCGGCGCGAGCGCCGGCGAAGCGGCCGAGGACATCGCCGGCGAACTGGAGGAACGCAGTTCCAGGGCCGGATCGACGTTCCTCGAGGAGCTCACCGAGGACGGCGAGGACGACATCGGCGGCTACTACACGGATCTGAAGTTTATCTTCGACAGCATCCGCTCGCGGTCGTTCATCATCGTCGGCACGTTCCTCGGGGTGATGGCCGCGACCTTCACGTGGCTGTATCTCGGGGGGCTGGGGAACGTCTTCGACAACTTCCTGGGCCGGCTTCCAAGCGAGGTCGTCGCCGAGAACGTGAACGTGATCACCCTCCATCCGGTGGAGGCGCTCATCTTCATCGTGAAGTTCTCGGTGCTCATCGGCGTGCTTGCGATCTTCCCCGTCATCGCGTACTACGCGTGGCCGGCGCTGCGGGAACTCGGCTTCGTTCGGGGACGACAGAACGTCGTCTTCCTGTGGACCGGCGCGCTCGTCGGCGGGCTGATCGGCGGGTTCCTGCTCGGTTACTACTTCTTTGCCCCCTGGCTCATCTCGTATCTCGTCGGCGACGCGCTCGATGCGGGGATGATCATCTCCTACCGGATCAACGACTTCTTCTGGCTGATCGTCTTCACGACCGCCGGGATCGGCATCCTCGCAGACGTGCCGGTGTTGATGGTGCTTTTGAACTACGCGGGGATCCCCTACCAGGCGATGCGCAACCGGTGGCGTGAGGTGGTGCTCGCGATGTTGACGTTCGCCGCGGTCTTTACGCCGGCCGACATCGTGACGATGTTCCTCGTGACGATCCCCCTGATGGCCGCCTACGGCGTCGGCCTGTTCGCGCTGTTTTTCGTCACACTCGGGGGGAGACGCAACCTCTCGCCGCCGGCGGAGATCGTCGACACCACCTCGACGGCGCTGGAGGTCGTCGAGACGAAAACGGAGGGCTCCTAACGGTTCGTCCCACATCGCTCCCGCGGTTTGCGTTGCGGTCCCCACTACTCGTCGTACGTGCCCCCGTCGAGATAGTAGTCGATCCGATCGCTCGTCGACTGTGACACCTTCAGGAACTCGACGACCCGCTGGTCGCCGTCCCGCTGATCCGACTCGATTTCGATCGTCAGCCCCTGGCCTTCGAGGTGGGAAAGCAGTTCGTCGATGGCCCGGGGATCCCCGCGAACCGTCTGTCGTTCCCCCACGCGGTCCCCCGCCGCGACCGTGTGGATCGTCTCGACCATCGGCAACAGGATCGACTCCCCGAGGTCGTGTGCCCGCTCGCGGAGCCGGTCCCCGTCCTCGTCGAACTCGACGGCGCGAAAGCCCTCACGGATCACCCGCGAGAAGACGAAATCTCGACCGTAATCGAACGGGAGTTCGAAGGCGTACGCGAGATCCGCCTGGGTTTGAGACGCGGTCGTGTACTTCACTATCTCCCTCCCGTCTTCCGATTTTACCACGATCCCTTCCCGTCCGGCAGCGTCGAGTTCGGCGATCGCTTCCTTCGCCGTGGACACGGCCTCGTCTACAGTCCCCCGACCGAACTCGGTGGGCTGTGGGAAGCCGTAGCGTTCACAGAGTTCTCGTCGCTCGTCGACGGGAAACGGCTCGCCCGTCTCGCGGTCCCGGATTCCGAATACTCGGACTGCGTGGGAGTCGACGTCGTCGTAGTCGTGTGCAGTGTACGGCGTCTCTGGGCCGATCAACTCGGCACACAGCATCGCTCCGGGATACGCTTCGAAGAACTCTGCCGGGTCGAGGAGCGCCCGCGCCCGGTCGGTCGTATACGGACAGACGTACCCGCTTCGTGTGAACGCGAGGACGCCACCGACAGCGGCGATGCGCACGTTGAAACCGTTGAGTTTCTCCTCGACGCTCACCCTGGCGTCGGCACCAAAAAACGACGGAATTCCCGGATCGAGGACGAAAACGCGGGGGACGCTCGGGTAACCGCGGACGACCGCGTCGGCGTCGGGAAGGACGACGGTTCCGCGTTCGACCTCGTGGCGCGCGTCCGGGAGCAGGTAGTAGGTACGATCACCCGCGGAGTGCTCCTCGAAGTGTTCGAAGAGGTCCGGAGGGTCCACAGCGGTGGAATCCAGCCGCTCGTAGAACGCCTGCTCGTTCATGTTCGAAGCAAGGTTATCGGCGTCCATAATCGTTGGTGCGGCAGCCGTCAATCGTTGACGCGTCGGCAATCGACTGCCACGTGCCCGCCCACGCGGTGACCAAACATTTGTGGCCCACGCCCGAATCCGGGTGTATGAGCGGTGAACTCCCACGGCAGCGGTTCGTCCTCGACACCTCGCTTTTCATCACCCAGGCGATTCGCGAGGAGGGAGAGACGGTCGAGGATGCGATTGTCAGGCTGCTCGACCTGGTCGCCACCGCCAGACTCGAGCTCAACATCTCCTGTTACATGCCGCCGTCGATCCACGACGAACTCGGCACGATGCTGCACGAACAGGACGTCGACGAGGAGATTTTCTCCCGGCTGGACACGTGGGTGGTCCGCAAGAGCCCCGATCGCTACGGGGTTTCGATCCCCGCTGTGATCGTGTATAACTTCATCGACGAGATGAGTGATCGAGTCGACCGGGGGTTGCGCGTCTCCGAGGAAGCACTCCGGGAGGTCGAGCGGATCGATCCGGCGGACCTGTCCACCGATCCCGACGGGGACGGTCGCGAAGAGTACATGACGGAGGCGGATCGGGTTCTCTCGAACATGCGGGACAAGTATCGCCGGACGCTCAGGCAGGGAGTCCTCGACTCCCGGGAGGATTTCGACCTGCTGGTGCTGGCGCGCGAACTCGACGCCGGCGTCGTCACCGAGGACAGGGGAATCATCTCGTGGGCGGACGAGTTCGGCCTCCGGTACGTCCGCGGCGGGCAGTTCCCGACGTTGCTCGAGGAGTACATCCGGGCGACCGGCGCCGACAAGCGGGTCGGTGGGAACTCCGCCTCGGACGAGGGGAGAGACCAGTGACAGTACTGGAAGCGGAACGACGGACAGTCGCAACGCGGGCGGCGGAGCTGCGCGAGTTGACCCCGGGCCGGACCGGGAACCTCAGCGTGCGACGGGGGCAGCGGCTCGCGATCACACCATCGGGCGTCCCGTACGATGAAATTAGCCCCGACGACGTTTCGGTCGTATCGCTTGGGGGTGAGCAGGTGTTCGGAGAACTCGCCCCATCGAGCGAGTCACCGATGCATCGACGGATCTACGAGCGGTTCGAACCCGGCGCGATCGTCCACACCCATTCGCCGTGGTCGACGACGCTTGCAGTGCTCGGGGAGCCACTGCCGCCGGTCCACTACATGATCGTCCTCGCCGGCGAGACGGTCCCGATTGCCCCGTACGCGACCTACGGCACCGAAGAGCTCGCGGACAACGCCGTCGGGGCGATGGCGTCCGCCGAAAGCAGCGCCTGCCTGCTCGAGAACCACGGGCTCGTCGCAACTGGCGAGGACGCCGCGGCGGCGATCGAGACCGCCGTCGCGGTCGAGTCGGTCGCGCGGGCGTACTGTCAGGCGCAGTCTGTGGGGACTCCCCAGCAACTCTCCGAAGACGCCCTGGAAGCGACCGCGCGGAAACTGGAGGAATACGGGCCCGACGAGGGAGAAAAGTAGGGGCCCGACGAGCCGGGATGAACGCTACGGAGCGCGACAAAGGGGCCGGTGTTCTTGACGGTGCAGTTCGGACGCTCATACAGGAACCGAAGAACCATGCGCACTATCGACTGGGACAACGACCGAGACTGCATCGAGATGGTCGACCAGACGAAGCTTCCGGCGGAGTACACGACCTACCACGCGGAGACGGTGCCGGAACTCGTCGAGAGCATCGAGATCCTGCGCGTGCGAGGCGCGCCGGCGCTGGGGGCCGCCGGGGCGTTCGGGGTGGCGCTTGCGGCGCGGCGAACCGACGCCGACACCGTCGAGGCGTTCGAGGAGGCAGTCCGGGAGGACGCCGGGACGATCGCGGGCGCACGACCGACGGCAGTCAACCTCTCGCGAGAGGTAGAGGCGGTCCTCAGGGAGCTTCGCGGCTGCAGGTCGGTCGAGGAGGCCCGGCGGCGGACCCTGTCGGCGGCGAAGGATATCGCCGACGCCGACGTCGAGCGCAACCGGCAGATCGGCGAGCACGGTGCGGAACTGCTCTCGGCGGACGGAACCGTGATGACCCACTGCAACGCCGGCGCGCTGGCGACTGTCGACTGGGGGACCGCGCTGGGGGTCGTCTACTCGGCCCACGAGCAGGGCAAGGAGATCGACGTCGTCGCAAACGAGACACGACCCCTCAATCAGGGCTCCCGGATCACGACCGTCGAGCTACAGGAACGGGACGTTCCGGTGCGGCTGATCCCCGACAACGCCAGCGGCCTGTGCATGCAGCGGGGGATGGTCGACGCCGTCGTCGTCGGCGCCGACAGGGTGGTGCTCGAGGGTGGCGAGGCGTTCACTCCCCGACACGGCTCCGGGGACGACGGAGCCGGCCAGGGCGCCGTGTTCAACAAGATCGGGACGTACAAACACGCCGTGCTGGCGGATCGTCACGACATCCCGTTCGTGGTGGCGGCGCCCCACTCGACGGTCGACACCGAACTGAGCGCGACCGAGGTCGAAATCGAGCAGCGCGACCCCGGAGAGTTGCGGGAGATCTACGGGGAGCAGAACGCGCCCGCGGACGTGTCAGTCTTCAACCCGGCGTTCGATCCGACGCCGATGGAACTCGTGGATTATCTCGTCACCGAGACAGGCGTGTACGAACCGCCGCTGGATCGGCGCGACTTCGAGCGCGTCTCGACACCCGAATCGGAATCGAGTAGTTAAAGAGTATTCCCGAGAGATGACCCGGGTATGCCCAAGATAAGCGTCGAGGTTCCAGAGGAGCTGCTTTCGGACCTCGACGAACACGTCGGCGAAGAGGGGAAGTTCGTCAACCGCAGCGAGGCGATCCGCGCGTCGATCCGCAAGACGCTGGATCTACTGGACGACATCGACGAGCGTCACGGCCGGCTGGAGGAGGACGAGTAGCGTGTCGGTTCGGACGGTCCAGGAGGAGCGAGTGACCTTGCCCGCCGGGGCGGTCGCGCTGGCGGCGCTGTTCGTGGCGTCGCTGGTGACGGCTCAGCTCACCGCCTCGAAAGTGTTGCAGTTCGAACTCCCGTTCGCGCTGCCGGTTACCGGTGCACAGCTCGCCTTGCCGGGTGCCGCACTTGCCTACGCCCTGACGTTCCTGGCGTCTGACTGTTACACGGAGCTGTACGGCAAGCGCGCGGCGCAAGTGCTCGTGAACGTGGGCTTTTTGATGAACTTCCTCGTGCTGGCGCTGGTGTGGAGCACGATCCTCGCGCCGGCGGCACCCTCGAGCATCGACCCGGCGGCGTTCGAGACGGTGCTGGGGGCGTCGACGAACATCGTCGCCGCGAGCCTGCTGGCGTACGTGGTGAGCCAGAACTACGACGTGGTGGTGTTCCACTGGATCAAGGAACGAACCCACGGAGAGCGACTCTGGCTGCGAAACATCGTCTCCACGGGCACGAGCCAGGCGATCGACACGGTGATCTTCGTGGGCGTGGCGTTCTGGCTGCTCCCGCGCGCGATCGGGCTCGGGCCGGTGCTCCCGGGCGACGTCGTCGTCGCACTGATAGTCGGACAGTACCTCCTGAAACTCGCGATCGCGGTGCTCGACACCCCGCTCGTCTATCTCGTGGTTGGTGCGGTACGTCGGTACGACGTCTCTCCGGCGTGAGCGGGAGTTCGCTATACTCGAGCAGCGTCGGGAACGCATCCAGCCGACGATAGCGAAAGCACCGATCCGGATCTTCCGACGGGCCGTCAGTCGTCGACGCGTTCGGCGAAGCCGAACCGTGGCTTGACGTCGTCGACGACCACCTCGACGGTTTCCCCTTTCTCCGCTTCGGGGACGAACAGGGTGTACCCGTCGACCTTGGCGATCCCGTCGCCCTCGCGTCCGGTGTCCGTGATCTCGACTGTGAGTCGATCGCCGACTTCGACCGGCGCGGTGAGCCGTCCCTTGGCGACGAGATACACCTCGGAGGAGGAATCCCGGGAGGCCTCCGGCGAGACGATCCGGACGTACTCGAACTCTTCGTCGATATCGGTTTTGAGATCATCGAGGTCCCGTCCCTCGAACACCTTGACGACGAGGTCCCCGCCGGGTGCGAGCAGTTCGAGGGCGGTCTCGAACGCCTGGCGGGCCAGGTGAACCGACCGGGCGTGATCCAGCGAGTACTCGCCGGTCATGTTCGGCGCCAGGTCGGAGACGACGACGTCCGCGCCGCCCTCGCCGACGGCGTCACGGAGACGCTCGCGGGTTCGTTCGTCGGTCATGTCCCCGCGGATCGTCTCGATTCGCGGGTCCGCCGCCAGTTCGTCCTCCTCGAACTCTCGGATCCGCTGGAAGTCGACGCCGACGACGGTTCCGGCGTCGCCGACGCGCTCGGCAGCGACCTGGAGCCACCCGCCCGGCGCCGCCCCGAGGTCGACGACCGTCTCGCCGCCCGAAAAGAGGTCGGCGGTCTCGTCGATCTGCAGGAGCTTGTAGGCGGCCCGGGTCCGGTAGCCCTCCTGTTTGGCCTTGTTGTAGTAGTGGTCGCGTCGTGTCATTTTCCATGTATAGGATGGCGAGGCGTTTATGAGCGTCGAGTCCGCTCCGTCACCCGGCGTCGGCCCTGCGACGGGCCCGGAGTCGTTCGCCCCTGGAGCCCTCGGCAGACTCGAGGGTCGGATCCTCGACGATCTCGAAGCCGCACGCCTCATAAAAGGGACGGGCCGTCCGGTCGAACCTGGCGGTCACCACGGGTGTCGCCCCCGGAGGAGCGTGTTCGATCGCGAAGCTGCAGGCGGCCTCGACGAGCGCGCGTCCGATCCCCCGTCCCCGTCGCCGACGGCGGACCGCCACCTGCTCGATCTCCACCTCGCCGGGGGACGACGCTGGACGGTCACTCAATACGAGCGCGCCCACGACGCGGTCAGCCGACGACTCCGGGGAGGGGTCCGTCCGGGCCGCGGCGGCGACGAACGCCCGTGGCGGATCATCGCGGAGTCGACGCCGCAATCTCTCGACGTCCGTCTCGAGTGCGGCCCCGTCGAACACGCGCACGATTCCCAGGAGATCTGCCGGGAGCGCGCGCCTGATGATCACGTCTGGTGGAAGCGCGTCCGGGATATCGCAAACGTGGGAGTCGTCCCTCATCAGTTCTGGGCGCGATCCCGAAGCCGTCGCCGGAGATCGAACGAGTCCACCCGGTACTTGTAGGCGGGGTCGCCGTCCACGAGGACGTACGGAACCCGATCGCCGTACTCGTCTTTCAGCTGTTCGTCCTCGTCGACGTCGATCTCGTCGATTGCGACGATCACACCGACGTCGGCGGCGACTTGCCGGATGACCTCGATCGCCTCGTCACACAGGTGACAGTCCTCCCGCGAGTAGACGGTCACGTCGACCGGCACCCCCTCGACGTCCCCCGTCTCGGCGTTCCCCGTTACATCGTCTCGGTTTCCCATGTCCGTGCCGTCATCTCTGGACTCGACGCTTATATACCATGCCGGGACCACTCCGGCGCGTGACCGGCTCGCGATCCGACGAAACGGTGACGTTCGGCGATCTCTCGCGGGGGGCCTACTGCCCGCGACAGCTGTATCACGCCCGAAAGGAGGACGATCGAGAGCCGCCGCCGGACGCGACCGATCGTATCGAGTTGGCCTTCCGATACCCGTCGCTGCTCGACGCCTCCGACCGGGAACTTCGCGAGGCTCCGATCGATGTCGAACCGGACGCCTTCCGCCGAAACCTCGCCAGACTCCGAACGCGCGACGACTGGGACGAACTGGCCTCGCCGTCCCGGACCCGGGTACTGTTGTCCGGGAAGGATTGTCGCGGGATCGCCCACAAGATCGTCGGCGACCCAGGAGTCCCGACGATCGTCTCCCCCGGAACGCCGCCGGATCAGGGGACGTGGAACCACCACCGCGTGCGCGCAGTCGCCGCCGCCAAGGCCCTCTCGTGGGAGCAAACCCGGCAGGTGTCGACGTCGTTCGTGGAGTATCCGGCCCACGGGGTCGTTCGAACCGTCGAACTCACGACCCGCGCGAAAGCGGCCTACCGCTCCGCGCTTCGGGCGGTGCGGGCCATCGACGGCCCGCCGCCGCGAGCGAACGACGCCCGGTGTGAGGGCTGTGAATACAGCCAGGCGTGTGGCACCCGAACCCGGTCGCTCCGGTCGCTGCTCGGGATTTGAACCTCGAGCTTTTGCTGCGGTCGCTCCCTTCGGTCGCTCCCTGGCAAAAGCTCGACCAAAAGCGCTGCGAGCCTCCCGTTGGTCGGCTCTTGGCCCGCTCGCTCACTGCGGTCGCTCGCGGGTCAACACGGACCTCTCCAGAAAGAACAGGCCGAGTACATCAAAGGGCAAATTCCGTCGAGCATCCGCGAGCGAAGCGAGGCGCGAGTGAAACGAGCGCCTCGGAAACGCGAACGGGGAGCACAGCGACCCGTGAGCGAAGCGAGCGGTTCACCGCCGGAGCGGGCGTAGCCCGCGGAGGCGGCTTTTTTGGTCGAGCTTTTTTGGCGGGGGTCGAACGAACGCAGTGAGTGAGGCCCCCGTTAAAAAAGGTCGTTGTATTTAGTCATCGGCGACCGCTTCGGCGTCCTCGGCGACGGCGGTGATGGTGTGATCCAGGATCCACAGGTCGCCGAACAGTTCGTCCTGCTGCAGTCGAACCGCACCCCGGTGAGCCATGAACAAAAGCGACAGATACGTCATAAAGGGGCGCCCGCCGGCGGTGCGCACCTCCGCGAACAGCACCTCCCCCCGTCCGGCGGCGTACTGCTCCCGGAGCGCGTCAGTCACCCCCTCGATCACCTCCTCGATGTCCTCGTCGTGCGTCCGCTCCGTAACGTCTCCCGCGGTCGGCTCCCCGTCCCGCCGGGCGTCGTCGTCGGCATGGTAGTCCAGCGTCTGCATCCCGCGGTCGTATCCCGTCGGGGAACCGCTGGTGTCGTACTCCCGCCGGCGCTTCCACCACGACTCCCGTTCCGCCTCCCGGAGCTCCCGGACGAGCCCCTCGAGCGTCTCCGGCTGCCCACGGGTGTTCTTCCGGTCGAGCCGGCGGTCCATCTCCGCCTCGAGCGCGTCGACCGGGTCGAACGCCGGATCCGACCGGTCGTCCGTGCCGCCCTCCATCGCCAGCTCCCACGGCTCGGGCTCGTTTTCCTTCTCGTCGTCCTCCGCGAGCATCGCGTCGCTTTTCATCCGCAACAGCACGGAGGCGTAAAACAGCGCCCGACCCGACGTCCGCAGGTCCGTGGCGTCGAGCTTCTCGAGGAACGCGTCGGTGACCGTGACGATGTCGATGTCCCACGGCTCGATCTCGCCC
The Halalkaliarchaeum desulfuricum DNA segment above includes these coding regions:
- the tatC gene encoding twin-arginine translocase subunit TatC, coding for MGDPDRDEPSETDAEPEPESDRSDDPNAERRDDDAERGGESPTSGEKEPSEEEPSEEEPSEEESSEPTSYDLDDGGLFPDPEALGSNDEDGDKDGDKDGEEDGDEDGDKDGEEDGDDAINEGTSPRKKPRRMRPKRDDEDSDDGDDEDGDDGDDEDGDDGDDEDGDDGDDAAVSNGAGAVATERDDDDPLFEGPESDEEMPLADHIEEMMRRLGVVFLVAGIATLIAYPTADIAINYFWSSHIPDPQVNRPRVYGPLEFILTKLKVAGLAGLLFGLPVFVYETYLFMRPGLYPRERRYYLAAIPTSMVLATIGGLFAHFIVLPAIFAYFTAYTEGTAVIAFGLAETFNLIIILIGYMGIVFQIPLLIMLAIMMNIVTREWLEDKRLLFWGGFLGLSWLVTPDPTGMAPIIVTLTMIGLYEGTLALLRWTGN
- the tatC gene encoding twin-arginine translocase subunit TatC, with translation MSSALDEDTQQTLAEGSDAVRAMLRSAQKDLQKAFMVFLFVFLGTFYALRLWVWDYLKGVTRAQMPPDVEAQLEIIVLTPFDVILLQAKIGLIVGVIAAIPPLIYFSREALRERDMWPEAPIPRWKIATIGLLAALLFSGGVFYSQGFFFPFMFAFLAGFGLEAGFAPSYSIVMWTEFIVFLSLSFGLAAQMPLVVTGLSYAGIVQYETFRDKWKYAVVLIFAFGAMFSPPDPFTQIMWAVPLIALYGVSLYLAKIAVTARRRSEKIDVPATVRAKWNVLAGLFVVGVAAVYGFYDYGGRQAANELLAWMGSDYRVYPLGEGLGVAEPTAIALYGLLAGTVFAVLGIMYLVYAGLDPVEDSGLYGDPTAIDLGELDAAGVRAAPAEAFEELSEDEVMQLASTALDAEDPEKAQALLDRFDEVEAQRAESGDGDDTEGTSGAAGGASAGEAAEDIAGELEERSSRAGSTFLEELTEDGEDDIGGYYTDLKFIFDSIRSRSFIIVGTFLGVMAATFTWLYLGGLGNVFDNFLGRLPSEVVAENVNVITLHPVEALIFIVKFSVLIGVLAIFPVIAYYAWPALRELGFVRGRQNVVFLWTGALVGGLIGGFLLGYYFFAPWLISYLVGDALDAGMIISYRINDFFWLIVFTTAGIGILADVPVLMVLLNYAGIPYQAMRNRWREVVLAMLTFAAVFTPADIVTMFLVTIPLMAAYGVGLFALFFVTLGGRRNLSPPAEIVDTTSTALEVVETKTEGS
- a CDS encoding RNA ligase; this translates as MNEQAFYERLDSTAVDPPDLFEHFEEHSAGDRTYYLLPDARHEVERGTVVLPDADAVVRGYPSVPRVFVLDPGIPSFFGADARVSVEEKLNGFNVRIAAVGGVLAFTRSGYVCPYTTDRARALLDPAEFFEAYPGAMLCAELIGPETPYTAHDYDDVDSHAVRVFGIRDRETGEPFPVDERRELCERYGFPQPTEFGRGTVDEAVSTAKEAIAELDAAGREGIVVKSEDGREIVKYTTASQTQADLAYAFELPFDYGRDFVFSRVIREGFRAVEFDEDGDRLRERAHDLGESILLPMVETIHTVAAGDRVGERQTVRGDPRAIDELLSHLEGQGLTIEIESDQRDGDQRVVEFLKVSQSTSDRIDYYLDGGTYDE
- a CDS encoding RNA ligase partner protein; its protein translation is MSGELPRQRFVLDTSLFITQAIREEGETVEDAIVRLLDLVATARLELNISCYMPPSIHDELGTMLHEQDVDEEIFSRLDTWVVRKSPDRYGVSIPAVIVYNFIDEMSDRVDRGLRVSEEALREVERIDPADLSTDPDGDGREEYMTEADRVLSNMRDKYRRTLRQGVLDSREDFDLLVLARELDAGVVTEDRGIISWADEFGLRYVRGGQFPTLLEEYIRATGADKRVGGNSASDEGRDQ
- a CDS encoding class II aldolase/adducin family protein → MTVLEAERRTVATRAAELRELTPGRTGNLSVRRGQRLAITPSGVPYDEISPDDVSVVSLGGEQVFGELAPSSESPMHRRIYERFEPGAIVHTHSPWSTTLAVLGEPLPPVHYMIVLAGETVPIAPYATYGTEELADNAVGAMASAESSACLLENHGLVATGEDAAAAIETAVAVESVARAYCQAQSVGTPQQLSEDALEATARKLEEYGPDEGEK
- a CDS encoding S-methyl-5-thioribose-1-phosphate isomerase, producing the protein MRTIDWDNDRDCIEMVDQTKLPAEYTTYHAETVPELVESIEILRVRGAPALGAAGAFGVALAARRTDADTVEAFEEAVREDAGTIAGARPTAVNLSREVEAVLRELRGCRSVEEARRRTLSAAKDIADADVERNRQIGEHGAELLSADGTVMTHCNAGALATVDWGTALGVVYSAHEQGKEIDVVANETRPLNQGSRITTVELQERDVPVRLIPDNASGLCMQRGMVDAVVVGADRVVLEGGEAFTPRHGSGDDGAGQGAVFNKIGTYKHAVLADRHDIPFVVAAPHSTVDTELSATEVEIEQRDPGELREIYGEQNAPADVSVFNPAFDPTPMELVDYLVTETGVYEPPLDRRDFERVSTPESESSS
- a CDS encoding ribbon-helix-helix domain-containing protein, which encodes MPKISVEVPEELLSDLDEHVGEEGKFVNRSEAIRASIRKTLDLLDDIDERHGRLEEDE
- a CDS encoding queuosine precursor transporter is translated as MSVRTVQEERVTLPAGAVALAALFVASLVTAQLTASKVLQFELPFALPVTGAQLALPGAALAYALTFLASDCYTELYGKRAAQVLVNVGFLMNFLVLALVWSTILAPAAPSSIDPAAFETVLGASTNIVAASLLAYVVSQNYDVVVFHWIKERTHGERLWLRNIVSTGTSQAIDTVIFVGVAFWLLPRAIGLGPVLPGDVVVALIVGQYLLKLAIAVLDTPLVYLVVGAVRRYDVSPA
- a CDS encoding 23S rRNA (uridine(2552)-2'-O)-methyltransferase, whose amino-acid sequence is MTRRDHYYNKAKQEGYRTRAAYKLLQIDETADLFSGGETVVDLGAAPGGWLQVAAERVGDAGTVVGVDFQRIREFEEDELAADPRIETIRGDMTDERTRERLRDAVGEGGADVVVSDLAPNMTGEYSLDHARSVHLARQAFETALELLAPGGDLVVKVFEGRDLDDLKTDIDEEFEYVRIVSPEASRDSSSEVYLVAKGRLTAPVEVGDRLTVEITDTGREGDGIAKVDGYTLFVPEAEKGETVEVVVDDVKPRFGFAERVDD
- a CDS encoding GNAT family N-acetyltransferase, which produces MRDDSHVCDIPDALPPDVIIRRALPADLLGIVRVFDGAALETDVERLRRRLRDDPPRAFVAAAARTDPSPESSADRVVGALVLSDRPASSPGEVEIEQVAVRRRRRGRGIGRALVEAACSFAIEHAPPGATPVVTARFDRTARPFYEACGFEIVEDPTLESAEGSRGERLRARRRADAG
- a CDS encoding glutaredoxin family protein; translated protein: MGNRDDVTGNAETGDVEGVPVDVTVYSREDCHLCDEAIEVIRQVAADVGVIVAIDEIDVDEDEQLKDEYGDRVPYVLVDGDPAYKYRVDSFDLRRRLRDRAQN